One window of the Solanum stenotomum isolate F172 chromosome 11, ASM1918654v1, whole genome shotgun sequence genome contains the following:
- the LOC125844312 gene encoding NEDD8-activating enzyme E1 regulatory subunit AXR1-like isoform X1 — translation MAEPKVKYDRQLRIWGEQGQAALEKASICLLNCGPTGSETLKNLVLGGVGSITVVDGSKVEVGDLGNNFMVDESSVGESKAKCVCTFLQELNDAVKAKFIEDCPEELIETNPSFFSQFTLVIATQLVEDSMVKLDRICREANIILIFARSYGLMGLVRISVKEHTVIESKPDHFLDDLRLNNPWPELTRFTETIDLNTTDAVVHKHTPYIVILVKIAEEWANTHGGNLPSTREEKRQFKDLIKSKMITADEENYKEAMEASYKVFSPRGIGANLQKIIDDSCTEVDSNSSDFWVMVAALKEFIANEGGGETPLEGSIPDMTSSTELYVNLQKTYQAKAEADFLVMEQRVRDLLKKIGRDPASISKANIKSFSKNARKLAVCRYRLIEEEFNSPVQSELQKYLTDEDHGTLQEANSLKVLPENTAAGLYILLRAADRFAVNYNKFPGQFDSEMDEDISRLKTTAVGLLNDLGCNSSALSEDLINEMCRYGASELHVVSAFVGGVASQEVIKLITRQFIPMSGTFIFNGIDNNSQLLLL, via the exons ATGGCGGAACCTAAAGTCAAATACGATCGACAGCTCAG GATATGGGGTGAGCAAGGACAAGCTGCGCTGGAGAAAGCCAGTATCTGCTTACTTAACTGCGGTCCAACTGGTTCCGAAACTTTGAAAAATCTTGTTCTTGGTGGGGTTGGAAGCATCACTGTTGTTGATGGTTCCAAGGTTGAAGTGGGTGATCTTGGAAATAATTTCATGG TTGATGAATCAAGTGTTGGCGAATCGAAGGCAAAGTGTGTGTGCACATTCCTTCAAGAGTTAAATGATGCTGTTAAAGCCAAGTTTATAGAAGATTGCCCCGAGGAACTGATTGAGACAAATCCATCATTCTTTTCTCAGTTTACCTTGGTCATAGCTACACAG CTGGTTGAAGATTCCATGGTGAAATTGGACAGAATCTGTCGGGaggcaaatattattttaatatttgcaCGTTCCTATGGTCTCATGGGTCTTGTCCGGATCAGTGTGAAG GAACATACAGTAATTGAATCGAAGCCTGATCATTTTCTAGATGATCTTCGCCTTAATAACCCATGGCCAGAACTTACGAG GTTCACAGAAACGATTGATTTGAACACAACTGATGCTGTTGTACATAAACACACACCATATATTGTTATCCTTGTTAAGATAGCAGAGGAATGGGCAAATACTCATGGTGGAAATCTTCCTTCAACCAGGGAAGAGAAAAGGCAATTCAag GATTTAATTAAGTCCAAGATGATCACAGCGGATGAAGAGAACTATAAAGAAGCCATGGAAGCTTCATACAAGGTCTTTTCTCCACGAGGAATTG GTGCAAACTTACAGAAGATTATTGATGACAGCTGTACAGAAGTTGATTCAAATTCATCTGATTTTTGGGTGATGGTAGCAGCACTGAAG GAGTTCATAGCTAATGAAGGTGGTGGGGAGACACCTCTTGAGGGGTCGATACCAGATATGACATCATCAACTGA ATTGTATGTAAACTTGCAAAAAACTTACCAAGCCAAGGCCGAGGCTGATTTTCTTGTTATGGAGCAAAGAGTCAGGGATTTACTTAAGAAAATCGGTAGGGATCCCGCCAGCATATCCAAGGCAAACATAAAGAGCTTCTCTAAAAATGCAAGGAAGCTTGCT GTTTGCAGATATCGCCTCATTGAGGAGGAGTTCAACTCTCCTGTCCAATCAGAGTTACAGAAGTATCTGACAGATGAGGATCATGG GACTTTGCAAGAAGCCAACTCTCTTAAAGTACTTCCTGAAAA TACTGCTGCGGGTCTTTATATTCTTCTTCGAGCAGCTGATCGGTTTGCTGTTAACTATAATAAATTTCCTGGTCAATTTGACAG TGAGATGGATGAGGATATATCCCGGTTAAAAACTACGGCTGTTGGCCTACTCAATGACCTTGGTTGCAATAGCTCCGCCTTATCAGAGGACCTTATTAATGAGATGTGCCGGTATGGTGCTTCTGAGCTTCATGTCGTGTCTGCCTTCGTCGGAGGTGTTGCATCACAAGAAGTAATCAAG CTCATCACGAGACAATTCATTCCCATGTCCGGGACATTCATCTTTAATGGGATTGATAACAATTCCCAGCTGTTGTTGCTATAG
- the LOC125844312 gene encoding NEDD8-activating enzyme E1 regulatory subunit AXR1-like isoform X2 codes for MAEPKVKYDRQLRIWGEQGQAALEKASICLLNCGPTGSETLKNLVLGGVGSITVVDGSKVEVGDLGNNFMVDESSVGESKAKCVCTFLQELNDAVKAKFIEDCPEELIETNPSFFSQFTLVIATQLVEDSMVKLDRICREANIILIFARSYGLMGLVRISVKEHTVIESKPDHFLDDLRLNNPWPELTRFTETIDLNTTDAVVHKHTPYIVILVKIAEEWANTHGGNLPSTREEKRQFKDLIKSKMITADEENYKEAMEASYKVFSPRGIGANLQKIIDDSCTEVDSNSSDFWVMVAALKEFIANEGGGETPLEGSIPDMTSSTELYVNLQKTYQAKAEADFLVMEQRVRDLLKKIGRDPASISKANIKSFSKNARKLAVCRYRLIEEEFNSPVQSELQKYLTDEDHGTAAGLYILLRAADRFAVNYNKFPGQFDSEMDEDISRLKTTAVGLLNDLGCNSSALSEDLINEMCRYGASELHVVSAFVGGVASQEVIKLITRQFIPMSGTFIFNGIDNNSQLLLL; via the exons ATGGCGGAACCTAAAGTCAAATACGATCGACAGCTCAG GATATGGGGTGAGCAAGGACAAGCTGCGCTGGAGAAAGCCAGTATCTGCTTACTTAACTGCGGTCCAACTGGTTCCGAAACTTTGAAAAATCTTGTTCTTGGTGGGGTTGGAAGCATCACTGTTGTTGATGGTTCCAAGGTTGAAGTGGGTGATCTTGGAAATAATTTCATGG TTGATGAATCAAGTGTTGGCGAATCGAAGGCAAAGTGTGTGTGCACATTCCTTCAAGAGTTAAATGATGCTGTTAAAGCCAAGTTTATAGAAGATTGCCCCGAGGAACTGATTGAGACAAATCCATCATTCTTTTCTCAGTTTACCTTGGTCATAGCTACACAG CTGGTTGAAGATTCCATGGTGAAATTGGACAGAATCTGTCGGGaggcaaatattattttaatatttgcaCGTTCCTATGGTCTCATGGGTCTTGTCCGGATCAGTGTGAAG GAACATACAGTAATTGAATCGAAGCCTGATCATTTTCTAGATGATCTTCGCCTTAATAACCCATGGCCAGAACTTACGAG GTTCACAGAAACGATTGATTTGAACACAACTGATGCTGTTGTACATAAACACACACCATATATTGTTATCCTTGTTAAGATAGCAGAGGAATGGGCAAATACTCATGGTGGAAATCTTCCTTCAACCAGGGAAGAGAAAAGGCAATTCAag GATTTAATTAAGTCCAAGATGATCACAGCGGATGAAGAGAACTATAAAGAAGCCATGGAAGCTTCATACAAGGTCTTTTCTCCACGAGGAATTG GTGCAAACTTACAGAAGATTATTGATGACAGCTGTACAGAAGTTGATTCAAATTCATCTGATTTTTGGGTGATGGTAGCAGCACTGAAG GAGTTCATAGCTAATGAAGGTGGTGGGGAGACACCTCTTGAGGGGTCGATACCAGATATGACATCATCAACTGA ATTGTATGTAAACTTGCAAAAAACTTACCAAGCCAAGGCCGAGGCTGATTTTCTTGTTATGGAGCAAAGAGTCAGGGATTTACTTAAGAAAATCGGTAGGGATCCCGCCAGCATATCCAAGGCAAACATAAAGAGCTTCTCTAAAAATGCAAGGAAGCTTGCT GTTTGCAGATATCGCCTCATTGAGGAGGAGTTCAACTCTCCTGTCCAATCAGAGTTACAGAAGTATCTGACAGATGAGGATCATGG TACTGCTGCGGGTCTTTATATTCTTCTTCGAGCAGCTGATCGGTTTGCTGTTAACTATAATAAATTTCCTGGTCAATTTGACAG TGAGATGGATGAGGATATATCCCGGTTAAAAACTACGGCTGTTGGCCTACTCAATGACCTTGGTTGCAATAGCTCCGCCTTATCAGAGGACCTTATTAATGAGATGTGCCGGTATGGTGCTTCTGAGCTTCATGTCGTGTCTGCCTTCGTCGGAGGTGTTGCATCACAAGAAGTAATCAAG CTCATCACGAGACAATTCATTCCCATGTCCGGGACATTCATCTTTAATGGGATTGATAACAATTCCCAGCTGTTGTTGCTATAG